GTTCGCCGAGTTCGCGTGCGCCAAGGCCGCCAAACTCGCCCTCAAACCGGTCAACCTGACCTTCGAGCAGGCCGCCGCCCTTCCGGTGTCGGCGGCGACCGCCCTCCAGGCCCTGAGCGGCCCGGCCCGCCCGAAGCCGGGCGGCCGGGTCCTCGTCATCGGCGCCTCCGGCGGTGTGGGCTGCTACGCCGTCCAGCTCGCCGCCCTGTACGGGGCCGAGGTCACCGGTGTGTGCGGCCCCGGCGGCGCGGACTTCGTGCGGGCCCTTGGTGCCGCGCACGTCATCGACTACACCACCGGGGACATCACCGGCGGCCCGCACCCGCACCGCTACGACGTCGTCGTCGACAACGCGGGACAGCGCCCCCTGTCCGTACTGCGCCGCGTCCTGGCGCCGCGCGGCACCCTGGTGATCGTCGGCGGCGAGGGCGGCACCGCGCTGTTCGGCGGGCTGAGCCGCGGGCTGCGGGCGGTCCTGCTCTCGCCGTTCGCCAGGCAGAACCTGCGCAACCTCGTCGCCGTCATCCGCCGCGAGGACCTGCTGACCCTCAAGGACCTCGCCGAGAACGGCAAGCTCGTCCCGCCCGTCGACCGCACGTACCCCCTCGCCGAGACCGCCGAGGCCGTCCGCCACTTGGAGAAGGGCCACCCGCGCGGCAAACTCGTCATCACCGTCCCTTAGGGGACGACGCCGCGGCGCCCCTGCCGCGTACCCCGTCCAAGGCACCTGCCCGATCCCCGCCCCCGGGCCTTAGCCCCACGATCAGCAGGCATGACGGAACAGACACCGCGGGCACCGCGGACTTCCCGGGCGGCCCGGCCGGCATGGGCGGTGGTCCGCGTCCTGCGGGACCGCAACGCGAGCCTGTACCTGGGCGGAGTCGTGGTCTCCGGTTTCGGCTCGTCGGCGATGTGGCTGGTGGCGGGGATCTGGGTGAAGGACCTGACCGGCTCGGACGGCCTGGCCGCGCTCTGCGTCTTCGCGCTCTGGGCGCCCACGCTGATCGGCCCGGCCCTGGGCACCCTCGCCGACCGCATGCGCCGCAGACCGCTGCTGGTGGGGACGGACCTGGGCCTGGCCGTGCTGCTCCTGCCGCTCCTCGCGGTCGACTCGCCGGACACCCTGTGGATCCTGTTCGCCGTCCTGCTCGTCTACGGGGCGGCGGGCGTCGTCCATGACGCGGCGGAGGCGGCGCTGGTGGCCACCGCCGTCGACCCACGGCTCCTCGGCGACTTCAACGGCCTGCGCATGACGGCCAACGAGGGCATGAAACTGCTCGCCCCGCTCGCCGGAGCGGGCCTGTACGCGGCCTACGGGGGCGCCCGCGTCGCACTCCTGGACGCCGTCACCTTCGCCCTCGCCGCGGGTCTCTGCACGCTCCTGCGCGTCCACGAGCCGCCGCCGCGTCCGGCGGAGGGCGCCGCGGACCTGCGGGCCCGGACCGTCGAGGGCGCGCGCTACCTGTGGGGCCACCCGGTGCTGCGCCCGCTCGTCCTCGCCGGCGGCACGACGATGCTCTTCGCGGGCGTCAACGGCGCGGCGGTCTACGCGGTGGCGGAGGGCCTCGGCCACGCCCCCTCGTACGTGGCGCTGCTGTACGTCGCGCAGGGCGCCGGGTCGGTGGCGATCGGCCTGGTCTCGGGGCCGCTGCTGCGGCGGCTCGGCGAGCGGCGGTTCGGGCGGTACGGCATCGCGCTGACCGCGGTGGCCGTGACGGCTCGCGCGCTCCCGTACGACGCGGTGGCGCTCGCCTCGGCCGTGGCGGTGGGGGTCGGGCTGCCGTGCGTTCTGGTGGCAGCCCTCACCGCGGTCCAGCGGGAGACTCCGGGCGCGCTCCTGGGGCGCACGGCGGCGACCGCGAACACGTTGCTGTTCGCGCCGAACGCGGTGGGGCTCGCGCTGGGCGCGGCTCTTGTGGAACTCGTTCCGTATCAGGCGCTGTTGGCGGTGGTGGGGGTCACGCGGCTCCTGACGGTGCTGCCCTGCCGGAGCCGGCCGCGCAGTTCCCCGCGCCCCTGAAAAACGTGGCTGCGCCCCGGCTTTTCATCGCTGCGCGCATGAAGCCCCCGGGCCGCTGTAGGACGGGCGGCGGCCCCGCCTCACCGCCGTGCGGCGCACAAGGCCCCCAGGTCCGCGAAAGGCCGGCCGCGACCCGGCCTGTCGTCGTTGCCGTCAGGTCAGTCGGGCCAGTGCCTCCGTCACCAGTGACAGGTCCTGGGCCGATGCCAGGCCCGCGTGGTAGAGGCGCAGTTCCGTGGCCCCTCGTCCGGCCGCCCGCCTCGCGTCCTCGAAGAGGGTCCCGGGGCTGCCGCCCATCCCCGCCACCACGGGGAAGTTGGCCGCCAGCACGTTCCCCTCTGCGGCGTGTGCCGCGAAGGGGGTGAGCAGCCCGGCCCCTCCCGCGCACGGCACGACCACACCGTCCGCGACGGTCAGGATGTGCCGCGGGTCCACCCCGGCGTTCGCGCCCACGTGGTACGAGTCCGGGTCCGCGTGCAGCAGGATCCGGAAGCCCTCGGGGGCCGCCGCCCGGACCGCGCCGACGACGTCCGTCTGGAGGGAGCGGGCGACGGAGTCGCGCCACGCGCGCGTGGCGCTCGCGAGCTCACCGCCCAGCAGCTCCTCCACGGTCTCCCAGCCCCCGGCGGGCGTCCCACCACGCCACACCGGCTCCAGGGCGCGCCGCACGGCCGACGCCAACTCAGCAGCATCCAGACCCAGTTGCGTATACCCGTCACGGCACGACGGGCAGAAGCACAGCGACATCAGGTACGTCCCGGCGTCCCCGAGCGCCACGCCCGACGTCTTGTCGTGGGCGTGCAGATGCGGGAGCCCGTACCAGCCGAGGGACTCCAGTTCCGTGCCCGCCGCCCCGGGCCGTACGGCCGCCTCGACGGCCAGGTCGGTCAGATGGGCGCGCGTCTCGGGCTGGGCGATGCAGGGTGCCCACGGATAGCGGTCCCCGTAGGCGTTGACCACGGAGGTGTCCGGGAACTCCTCGCCCAGCCGGGAGTTGTGCGCGAGGACCACCCAGGTGTGCACGTCGAGCCCCGCCCCCGCGAGCGCCCCGGCGGCCTCCCCGTACGCGTCGCCGGGCGCCCAGTCCCCGGCGGGGTACGGCCGCAGCCTGCGCCCCTCCCAGCGTCCGGGGTCCGGCGGGTAGAGGACGGCGGCGTACCGGGCGGTGACGACGCGGTGGCGGGGGTGCCGGGGGGTCAGCGCGCGCGTGGAGTGGTACGCGGACGCGAGGGTCGCCTGCCGTACGCCGAGCCCGGCGATGCGTGCCGCCGCCCCGGGGTCGCCGTTGACGTCCCACGGATAGACGAAGGTGGCCGCCTTCACTTGGCCTCCTCCAGCAGCGCGTGGCCGCGTTCGATCAGTTGGGCGAGCTGTTTGAGGTGGTCCTCGGACGGTTCGTGCAGCGGCGGCCGTACCTCGCCCACGTCGAGCCCCCGCAGCCGTACGCCCGCCTTGACGAGCGAGACGGCGTACCCGCGGCCCTGTGCGCGCAGTTCGACGAGCGGCCGGTAGAAGCCGTCGAGCAGCCGGTTCACGGTCGCGTCGTCGCCGGAGCCCAGGGCACGGTGGAAGGCGAGGGCGATCTCGGGCGCGAAGCAGAAGACGGCGGACGAGTAGAGCGTGATGCCGATGCCCCGGTAGGCGAGTCCGGTGAGTTCGGCGGTCGGCAGCCCGTTGAAGTACAGGAAGCCGCCCGGTACTTCGGACCGTACGGCGCTGACGATGCGCTGCATGAGGTCGAGGTCGCCGGTGCCGTCCTTGAAGCCGATGACGCCCTCGGTGCGGGCCAGCGCGACCACGGTCTCCGGCGTGAAGACGGCGTTGTCCCGCTGGTACACGACGATGTCGAGCGAGGTGGCGCGGGCCAGTTCCGTGTAGTGCCGCAGCAGCCCCTCCTGCCCGGCGACCACGAGGTACGGCGGCATGGCGAGCAGCCCGTCGGCGCCGGCCTCCTCGGCGAGCCGCGCGTACCGCACCGCGAGGGCGGTCCCGTACCCCGCGCCCGCGACGACGGGTACCCGGCCCGCGGTCTCCTCGACGGCGGCCCGGACGCAGTCCTGGAACTCCTCGGGCGTGAGCGCGTGGAACTCGCCGGTGCCGCAGCAGGCGAAGACGGCGGCGGCACCGGCCTCGACACCCCGTCGGACGTGCTCGCGGTAGACGTCGAGATCGACGGCTCCGTCACGGTCGTACGCGGTGACGGGGAAGAACAGCGGCCCACTGGGGATACTGAGTCGAGCGGCGAGGGGGGCTGACGACACGGGCTCTCCCTAGAGCATGTACGTACACGCCACCCGTGCACGTTTCTGACCTGCGTCCACATCTCTGAACCCGCCCACGCTAGAGCTCGCCGTCGGGACCGGTCAAGCGGGCAAACCCGCATTCCCGAAGCAATTTCGGAACATGAGAGAACCGGAAATCAACCCGACCGATAGGGCGCCCCACCCTTCGCGCGACACTTGACGCGAGCGGCGAACGATCCATAGCGTTTCCATGGATGTGAATGCCGTACACGCTTACGCATTGCATACGGCTGCTGATTCTAGGAGACCCGAGGATGCCCGCTCCGCGCACCGCTCCCCGCACCGTCCTGCTCACCGGCGCCGCCGGCGGACTCGGCACCCTGATGCGCGGGCTGCTTCCCGCCTACGGTTACGAACTGCGCCTCCTCGACATGCGCCCCATCGAGGGCGAGCCCGACGCGATCGTCGCGGACCTCGGCGACAAGAAGGCCCTGCGAGAGGCCGTGCGCGGCGTGGACGCCGTCATCCACCTAGCGGGCATCTCCCTGGAGTCCACCTTCGAGAAGATCCTCAAAGCGAACATCGAAGGCACGTACAACCTGTACGAGGCCGCACGCGAGGAGGGCGTCGGACGGGTCGTCTTCGCCTCCTCCAACCACGCGGTCGGCTTCACCCCGCGCCCCGAGGGCGAGGCGCCCCACGAGCCGGGCGCGCTCATCCCCATCACCACCCCCCGCCGCCCGGACACCTTCTACGGCCTCTCCAAATCCTTCGGCGAGGACCTGGCGCAGTTCTACTGGGACAAGCACGGCCTGGAGACCGTCTCCGTGCGCATCGGCTCCTGCTTCCCGGAGCCGACCACCGTGCGCATGCTGTCGGTCTGGATGAGCCCCGGCGACGGCGCCCGCCTCTTCCACGCGGCCCTGACCGCCGAGCACGTCGGCCACAGCGTCGTCTACGGCTCCTCGGCCAACACCCGCCTGTGGTGGGACCTTTCGACCGCCCGCGCCCTCGGCTACGAGCCGCGGGACGACTCCGAGCAGTACGCCGGGAAGCTGATCGCGGAACAGGGCGAACTGGACCCGGCGAACCCGGACCACGCCTGTCTCGGCGGCGCCTTCGTCACCGACCCCCCGGTGTGGCCCCACTGACGCTCCCGGCCGCCCACAGCGGGCCCCGCCGACACTTCCGGCCACCCCATACGGACGACCCCACCGGGCGGACGGGCACCGAACGGGCCCGTCCGCCCCGCCGTTCGGGCACGCTCCCTGCCCGAATTACGCTCCGCCGCAGGTCCGCAGCGGGCACCCGTCTCACCCAACGGGCACACACGGGCGCCATCGGACCCGCAACAGACCTGGTCAGTGGCGCGTACCCGCTGTAGAACTTCCCCCATGGGTCGAACGGGCCCGAACGGGCAGTAGACGCGTACGCAAGGGAGCGGAAGCGGGTGTCGGGCATGAGCGCGGAAGAACGGCAACGGGCGATCGTGAAGACCGCCCGACGCACGGGTGCCGTCGACGTGAACGAGCTCGCGGCCGAGCTGGGCGTCGCCCGGGAGACCGTGCGCCGCGATCTGCGCGCCCTGGAGGACCACGGCCTCGTCCGCCGCACCCACGGCGGCGCCTACCCCGTGGAGAGCGCCGGTTTCGAGACGACGCTCGCCTTCCGCGCCACCAGCCACGTACCCGAGAAGCGCCGGATCGCCGCCGCGGCGGCCGAGCTGGTCGGGGACGCGGAGACGGTCTTCATCGACGAGGGCTTCACCCCCCAGCTCATCGCCGAGTCACTGCCCAGGGACCGGCCGCTGACCGTGGTCACCGCGTCCCTGGCCACCGCGGGCGCGCTCGCCGAGGCCGACAACAAGACGGTTCTGCTGCTGGGCGGCCGGGTCAGGCCCGGCACGCTGGCCACCGTCGACCACTGGACGACGAAGATGCTCGCGGGCTTCGTCATCGACCTGGCGTTCATCGGCGCCAACGGCATCTCGCGCGAACACGGCCTCACCACCCCCGACCCGGCCGTCAGCGAGGTCAAGTCACAGGCGATCCGAGCCGCGCGGCGCACGGTCTTCGCTGGCGTGCACACCAAGTTCGGCGCCGTCAGCTTCTGCAGGTTCGCGGAGATCAGCGCCCTGGAGGCGATCGTCACCAGCACGTTCCTCCCCACCTCCGAGGCCCACCGCTACTCGATGCAGGGCCCTCAGGTCATCCGCGTCTGAGCACACCCCCTTCCACCACAGAGGCAGCACACCCCCCTTCCCCTCTCCTTCACACCCTTCGTCATCCCATTTGCACTGATACATCCAGGAGTGATCCATGCGAACCCAGAGCCGACGGAGGCCGCGCGCGATGTTCGCCGCGGCCGCCGCAGGGACGCTGCTCGCCCCGCTGCTCTCCGGTTGCTGGGCCGGAGCGGGCGGTGCGGGCTCCGGTGGCAACTCCATCAACGTCCTCATGGTCAACAACCCGCAGATGGTGGAGTTGCAGAAGCTCACCGCGGCCCACTTCACCAAGGAGACCGGCATCAAGGTGAACTTCACCGTGCTGCCGGAGAACGACGTCCGCGACAAGATCAGCCAGGACTTCGCCAACCAGGCCGGCCAGTACGACGTCGCGACGCTCTCCAACTACGAGATACCGATCTACGCCAAGAACGACTGGCTGCACGAGATGGACTCGTACGTCGCCAAGGACCCGGGCTACGACGAGCAGGACGTCCTCAAGCCCATGCGCCAGTCCCTCACCGCGGAGGACGGCAAGCTCTACGGACAGCCCTTCTACGGCGAGTCGTCCTTCCTGATGTACCGCAAGGACGTGTTCGCCGAGAAGGGCCTGAAGATGCCCGCCCACCCGACCTGGGACGAGGTCGCCGACCTCGCCGCGAAGGCCG
This sequence is a window from Streptomyces ortus. Protein-coding genes within it:
- a CDS encoding DeoR/GlpR family DNA-binding transcription regulator encodes the protein MSGMSAEERQRAIVKTARRTGAVDVNELAAELGVARETVRRDLRALEDHGLVRRTHGGAYPVESAGFETTLAFRATSHVPEKRRIAAAAAELVGDAETVFIDEGFTPQLIAESLPRDRPLTVVTASLATAGALAEADNKTVLLLGGRVRPGTLATVDHWTTKMLAGFVIDLAFIGANGISREHGLTTPDPAVSEVKSQAIRAARRTVFAGVHTKFGAVSFCRFAEISALEAIVTSTFLPTSEAHRYSMQGPQVIRV
- a CDS encoding NAD(P)-dependent alcohol dehydrogenase — protein: MKAIVQDAYGSADLLELRDIERPVPRDDEVLVEIRAAGLGPEVWHLMTGRPLVARAVLGLRRPKNPVRGWDGAGRVEAVGAEVTDFKPGDEVFGNCEGSFAEFACAKAAKLALKPVNLTFEQAAALPVSAATALQALSGPARPKPGGRVLVIGASGGVGCYAVQLAALYGAEVTGVCGPGGADFVRALGAAHVIDYTTGDITGGPHPHRYDVVVDNAGQRPLSVLRRVLAPRGTLVIVGGEGGTALFGGLSRGLRAVLLSPFARQNLRNLVAVIRREDLLTLKDLAENGKLVPPVDRTYPLAETAEAVRHLEKGHPRGKLVITVP
- a CDS encoding NAD-dependent epimerase/dehydratase family protein, which gives rise to MPAPRTAPRTVLLTGAAGGLGTLMRGLLPAYGYELRLLDMRPIEGEPDAIVADLGDKKALREAVRGVDAVIHLAGISLESTFEKILKANIEGTYNLYEAAREEGVGRVVFASSNHAVGFTPRPEGEAPHEPGALIPITTPRRPDTFYGLSKSFGEDLAQFYWDKHGLETVSVRIGSCFPEPTTVRMLSVWMSPGDGARLFHAALTAEHVGHSVVYGSSANTRLWWDLSTARALGYEPRDDSEQYAGKLIAEQGELDPANPDHACLGGAFVTDPPVWPH
- a CDS encoding 5-dehydro-4-deoxyglucarate dehydratase produces the protein MSSAPLAARLSIPSGPLFFPVTAYDRDGAVDLDVYREHVRRGVEAGAAAVFACCGTGEFHALTPEEFQDCVRAAVEETAGRVPVVAGAGYGTALAVRYARLAEEAGADGLLAMPPYLVVAGQEGLLRHYTELARATSLDIVVYQRDNAVFTPETVVALARTEGVIGFKDGTGDLDLMQRIVSAVRSEVPGGFLYFNGLPTAELTGLAYRGIGITLYSSAVFCFAPEIALAFHRALGSGDDATVNRLLDGFYRPLVELRAQGRGYAVSLVKAGVRLRGLDVGEVRPPLHEPSEDHLKQLAQLIERGHALLEEAK
- a CDS encoding MFS transporter — its product is MTEQTPRAPRTSRAARPAWAVVRVLRDRNASLYLGGVVVSGFGSSAMWLVAGIWVKDLTGSDGLAALCVFALWAPTLIGPALGTLADRMRRRPLLVGTDLGLAVLLLPLLAVDSPDTLWILFAVLLVYGAAGVVHDAAEAALVATAVDPRLLGDFNGLRMTANEGMKLLAPLAGAGLYAAYGGARVALLDAVTFALAAGLCTLLRVHEPPPRPAEGAADLRARTVEGARYLWGHPVLRPLVLAGGTTMLFAGVNGAAVYAVAEGLGHAPSYVALLYVAQGAGSVAIGLVSGPLLRRLGERRFGRYGIALTAVAVTARALPYDAVALASAVAVGVGLPCVLVAALTAVQRETPGALLGRTAATANTLLFAPNAVGLALGAALVELVPYQALLAVVGVTRLLTVLPCRSRPRSSPRP